Genomic DNA from Nitratidesulfovibrio vulgaris str. Hildenborough:
GGCGATGAGCTTGTTGTTGGCGAGGATGAGCAGGGCGTAGGCCCCTTTCACCTTGCGGCATGCCGCCATGACGGCCTCTTCGAGCGTATGCCCGTTGAGGTTGCGGGCGATGAGGTGCACGAACACCTCGCTGTCGATGGAGGTCTGGAAGATGGAGCCCTGTTCCTCCAGTTCGCGCCGCAATTCCAGCGTGTTCACGAGGTTGCCGTTGTGCGCGATGGCGATCTCGAGACCCTTGTAGCGCACGATGAACGGCTGCGCGTTGCGGATGAGCGACGCGCCCGTGGTGGAGTACCGGATATGCCCGATGGCGATGTCGCCCTTGAGTTCCTTGCCGAGGTGGCGTTCGTTGAAGACCTCGGGCACGAGACCCATGCCGCGGTGTTCACGCAGTTTCTGTCCGTCCCACGTCACGATGCCGGCGCTCTCCTGCCCGCGGTGTTGCAGGGCGTAGAGGCCGAAGTAGGAAAGACGGGCGGCCTCGGCATGGTTGTAGATGCCGAAGATGCCGCAGTAATGCCGGATCATGGCTCCCCCTTCTTCAGGAATGACGGCCTACAGGCCGTAGTATTCCTGAAGGCTCTTCACGTTCACGCCGCAGGTGCGGCTGGCTGCGATGGACTTGGCGATGGCACGCGCCCCGGAGACCGTGGTGCTGTAAGGCACGCCGTACATGAGTGTGGCCTGCCTGATGGACTTCGAGTCCTGCACGGTGCGCTTGCCCGATGCCGTGTTCACCACGAGGGCGATGTCGCCGTTCTTGATCATGTCGACGATGTTCGGACGCCCTTCGTAGACCTTGTTGACGTGGGTCGTGGGTACGCCATGCTCCTTGAGCAGCTTCGCCGTACCGGCGGTGGCCACGATTTCGAAGCCAAGGTCGGCGAAGATGCGCGCCACGTCGGGCACCAGCGTCTTGTCGCGGTCGTTGACCGAGATGAACACCTTGCCCTGCTGCGGCAGACGCTGTCCGCCCGCAAGCTGGCCCTTCAGGTACGCTTCTTCGAAGGTGGGCGCAATGCCCATGACTTCACCGGTGGAGCGCATTTCAGGGCCAAGCAGGATGTCCACGCCGGGGAAGCGGTTGAACGGGAAGACAGACTCCTTCACGGAGACGTAGCCCGAACGGCGCATGGACCACGGGTCGAGTTCCTTCAGGGTCTTGCCGAGCATCACCTGCGTCGCGAGGCGCGGCAGCGGCACGGCTGTGGCCTTGGAGACGAAGGGCGCGGTGCGCGAGGCGCGGGGGTTGACTTCAAGGATGAAGATGACGCCGTCCTTCACCGCGAACTGGATGTTCATGAGGCCCACCACGCGCAGTTCCTTGGCGAGGGCCACGGTCTGGCGGGAAATCTCGTCGGTGATGGACGAGGGCAGGCTGTAGGGGGGGATTGAACAGGCCGAGTCGCCGGAGTGGATGCCCGCCTCTTCGATGTGTTCCATGATGCCAGCCACGTAGACGTCGGTGCCGTCGGAGAGGGCGTCCACGTCCACCTCGGTGGCGTTCTCGAGGAACTTGTCGAGCAGGATGGGGTGCTCGGGGGCTTCACCCACCGAGTTCTGGAAGTAGGAGGTCAGCTGTTCCTCGTCGTAGACGATCTCCATGGCGCGCCCGCCCAGCACGTAGCTGGGACGCACCACCACGGGGTAGCCGATGGAGTTGGCGCCGGCGATGGCCTGCCTGAGGTTCATGACCGTGGCGTTGGCGGGCTGGCGCAGGTCGAGCTTGTGGATGAGCGCCTGGAAGCGTTCGCGGTCTTCGGCGCGGTCGATGGCGTCGGGCGAGGTGCCGAGAATGGGCACGCCTGCGCGTTGCAGCGGTACGGCGAGGTTCAGCGGGGTCTGTCCGCCGAACTGCACGATGACGCCGTCGGGCTTCTCCGCCTCGATGATGTGCATGACATCCTCGAAGGTGAGCGGCTCGAAGTACAGGCGGTCGGAGGTGTCATAGTCGGTGGAGACCGTCTCGGGGTTGGAGTTGACCATGATGGCCTGCACGCCCATCTCCTTCAGCGCGAAGGAGGCGTGACAGCAGCAGTAGTCGAACTCGATGCCCTGCCCGATGCGGTTGGGGCCGCCACCGAGGATGATCACCTTGCGGCGCGACTCGGCCTCGATTTCGTGGCCCGTCTCGTAGGTGGAATAGTAGTAGGGGGTGTAGGCCTCGAACTCGCTGGCGCAGGTGTCCACGAGGTAATAGGTGGGGCGTATGCCCGTGGCGTCGCGCAGGGCGCGTACGTCCGATTCGGGCCGCTTCCACATCTCGGCCAGCTGCCTGTCGGAGAATCCGTATTCCTTGGCGCGGCGCAGCAGGGTCACCAGTTCGCCATTGTCGGGGGTCATGGAGTTGGCGAGGGCGAAGTCGCGCAGGTCGCCTTCCATGTCGACCAGTTCGCGCATCTGGCGCAGGAACCACGGGTCGATGTTGGTGATTTCATGGATGTCGTCGATGGTCATGCCCGAGAGCATGGCGAGACGGACGTAGAAGATGCGGCGCGAGTTCGGCGTGCGCAGCTTGGCGACGATCTCCTCATGTTCGGGGAGCTTGTCGCGGAAGCGCGAGCCAAGGCCCGGTGCGCCCACCTCGAGCGAGCGCAGCCCCTTCTGGAGCGACTCCTTGAAGGTGCGGCCTATGGACATGGCCTCTCCCACGCTCTTCATGGCGGTGGTGAGTTCGTCGCGTGCGCCGGGGAACTTCTCGAAGGTGAAGCGCGGAATCTTGGTGACCACGTAGTCGATGGTCGGCTCGAAGCTGGCCATCGTCTCGCGGGTGATGTCGTTGGGTATCTCGTCGAGGGTGTAGCCCACGGCGAGCTTGGCGGCGATCTTGGCGATGGGGAAGCCCGTGGCCTTGGATGCCAGAGCGGAGGAGCGCGACACGCGGGGGTTCATCTCGATGACCACCATGTCGCCGTTGTCCGGGTTGATGCCGAACTGCACGTTGGAGCCGCCCGTCTCGACGCCTATCTCGCGCATGATGGCGATGGAGGCGTCACGCATCATCTGGTACTCGACATCGGTCAGGGTCTGTGCCGGGGCCACGGTGATGGAGTCGCCCGTGTGCACGCCCATGGGGTCGAAGTTCTCGATGGAGCAGATGATGACGCAGTTGTCGGCCTTGTCGCGCATGACCTCCATCTCGTATTCCTTCCAGCCGAGCACGGACTGCTCGATCATCACCTCGCTGGTGATGCTGGCGGTGAGACCGCGCGAGGCGATCTCTTCGAGGTCTTCCATGTTGTAGGCGATGCCGCCGCCCGTGCCGCCCATGGTGAACGCGGGGCGGATGATGAGCGGAAAGGGCATCTCCGTTCCGAGGCGACGCACGTCGTCCATGGAACGGGCGATGCCGCTGGCAGGCACCTTGAGGCCGATGTTGGCCATGGCAAGGCGGAACAGCTCGCGGCTTTCGGCCTTCTCGATGACCGCACGGTTGGCGCCGATGAGCTCCACGCCGCATTCATCCAGCACACCGGAGGCCGCCAGCGCGAGGGCCGTGTTCAGGCCCGTCTGCCCGCCCAGCGTGGGCAGCAGCGCGTCGGGACGCTCCTTGCGGATGATGG
This window encodes:
- the carB gene encoding carbamoyl-phosphate synthase large subunit — protein: MPKRTDLKRIMVIGSGPIIIGQACEFDYSGTQAVKALKEEGYEVVLVNSNPATIMTDPGLADRTYIEPIEPETVAAIIRKERPDALLPTLGGQTGLNTALALAASGVLDECGVELIGANRAVIEKAESRELFRLAMANIGLKVPASGIARSMDDVRRLGTEMPFPLIIRPAFTMGGTGGGIAYNMEDLEEIASRGLTASITSEVMIEQSVLGWKEYEMEVMRDKADNCVIICSIENFDPMGVHTGDSITVAPAQTLTDVEYQMMRDASIAIMREIGVETGGSNVQFGINPDNGDMVVIEMNPRVSRSSALASKATGFPIAKIAAKLAVGYTLDEIPNDITRETMASFEPTIDYVVTKIPRFTFEKFPGARDELTTAMKSVGEAMSIGRTFKESLQKGLRSLEVGAPGLGSRFRDKLPEHEEIVAKLRTPNSRRIFYVRLAMLSGMTIDDIHEITNIDPWFLRQMRELVDMEGDLRDFALANSMTPDNGELVTLLRRAKEYGFSDRQLAEMWKRPESDVRALRDATGIRPTYYLVDTCASEFEAYTPYYYSTYETGHEIEAESRRKVIILGGGPNRIGQGIEFDYCCCHASFALKEMGVQAIMVNSNPETVSTDYDTSDRLYFEPLTFEDVMHIIEAEKPDGVIVQFGGQTPLNLAVPLQRAGVPILGTSPDAIDRAEDRERFQALIHKLDLRQPANATVMNLRQAIAGANSIGYPVVVRPSYVLGGRAMEIVYDEEQLTSYFQNSVGEAPEHPILLDKFLENATEVDVDALSDGTDVYVAGIMEHIEEAGIHSGDSACSIPPYSLPSSITDEISRQTVALAKELRVVGLMNIQFAVKDGVIFILEVNPRASRTAPFVSKATAVPLPRLATQVMLGKTLKELDPWSMRRSGYVSVKESVFPFNRFPGVDILLGPEMRSTGEVMGIAPTFEEAYLKGQLAGGQRLPQQGKVFISVNDRDKTLVPDVARIFADLGFEIVATAGTAKLLKEHGVPTTHVNKVYEGRPNIVDMIKNGDIALVVNTASGKRTVQDSKSIRQATLMYGVPYSTTVSGARAIAKSIAASRTCGVNVKSLQEYYGL